CCGCCAGCGCGCCGACGCGCCGGTCCAGCCGGCCACAGCGCATCAGCCCCGCAATTTCCTGCAGGCGCATGTTGTCCACCAGCCCGTCACTGCATACCAGCACCGTGTCGTGTGCGGCGAGCCGCACGGCGGAGCCGACCTCGATGCGCATGTCGCGGCTGCCGAGGAAGTTCGACACCAGGTGCCGGTCTTCATGGTGCAGGGCTTCTTCGTGGTCGACCAGCCCGGCCTGCAGCGCGAAACCCACCGGCGAGTGGGACAGGGTGCGCAACTTCAGGCGGCCGCGCTGGCCGAGCACGATGACTTCCGAGTCGCCGATGTTGTAGGCGCGCACCATGCCGTCGCACAGCTCGGCCACCACCAGCGTCGTGGCGCTGCCGTTGGCCAGCGCCAGCACGGCGTCGTTGGCGCGGGAGATGCCGTCGAGTATGGCCGCCTGCAGGGCGCGGCCCTGCGCGAACTCCTGCTCCACGACCGCCGCCAGCGTGGCGATGGCGCAGGCCGCAGCAGCGCCGCCGCCGGGCATCCCGCCCATGCCGTCCGCTACCGCCAGCACCGCGTTGCGCGCGTCCAGCGGCAGGACCAGCAGGGCGTCTTCGCTTTTTGCCTTGCCCGCGCACGGCGCCGTCCAGGCGACTGCAGCGCCGTCCGTCACACGCAGCAGGGCTTCTGTCCGGGCCTGGGCCGTGGCGAGCTGCAGGCCTTCCTCGGCCGGGAATGCGCTCACCGGGCCGCCGCCGGGCGCCGGATACGTTCGAATGCAGCCAGCATCTGCTGGCCGTCGCGGTAGCGGCGCCCCGGCTTGACCTCGATGGCCCGCCGGATCAGCGCCACCATGTCGGGGTGCAGCTTCTGGCGCAGCCGCGCCGCACCGGGCGGCGGCCAGTCGTAGGGCCAGCGCGGCAGGACGCCGGCGAACATGCGGTACAGCACCAGGCCGACCGAGAACACGTCGGAGGCCAGCAGCGGGCGTCCCATGGCCTGTTCCGGCGCCACGTAGCCCACTGTGCCGGAGCCGGAGGCCTCGATCCTGCCCCGCGCCAGCTTGGAGAAGCCGAAATCCGCCAGGCGCAGCTGGTTGTCCGGGAACAGGATGAAGTTGTCGGGCTTGATGTCGCAGTGGATGATGCGCTCCTCGTGCGCGTGCGCCACTCCCGCCAGGATCTGGGCCGTGAAGTCCAGCGCCTTGGCGGTCGAGATGCGTTTCTGCAGCCTGCTGCCCAGGGTCTCTACCCCCAGCGGCATGGAAATCACGAAGTAGCCGTCGATGAAGCAGGCGTTCTGGATCGGCAGGATGTTGGGGTGGTCGAGTTTCGCCAGCATGCGGACTTCCTTGCGGAAATCGGCCAGGAAATAGTCGTCCATCATGCGGCGGTGCGGGATCTTGAGGGCCACGCGCAGGCCGTGGATGGTGTCGTAGGCCTGGTAGACGGTCGCCAGCGGGCCGTCCGACAGGCGCCGCTCGATGCGGTATTTGCCCAGTTTTTGCCTGGCTCTCAGCAAGGTCCACGACTCCGGGGATCGCGCCTGGCGCGGCCCGGGAGGGGCGGCGCCGGAAGTCCCGGAATATAGGGCAAAGCCGCCGTCGGCGCGAGGCATTGAATTTTCCGTCCGTCGCGCCATCTAAGGGTGCTGAGGGCCGCGGCGGAACCGCTCGCGGCTGCCGCGCGAACACATGGGTGCCAAGCAAGAGGTGGAGCAAGCCGACGATGAGTGGATACGCACGCAAGGACTTCCCGCAGGACGCCGATTTCGAGTTCGCCGGGGACGGTGAGCCGATCGAGGTCTTGTCGGACATCGGCCGCCGCGAGGCGCAGCGCAGCGGTCCGGGCACCGCGGCGCGGCGCACGCTCGAGGCGCTGGCCGAGAGCCGCCGCCTGAGCCGCGAGCTGGCCGACCTCGAGAGTTTCGACGACCTGTAGACGGCCTATAATCGGATCACCATGACGATACCGCAGCAGAGGCGCGAGCGATGAGCAGCATATGCATGCGCGGACTGGCCCTGGCGGCCGGGTTGGCGGTGCTGGCCGGCTGCGCCACAGCGGGTCCGGACATCAGCACCGACTACGACAGTTCCGCTGATTTCTCCCAGTACCGCACGTTCGCTTTCATGAGCCGCGACGAGCGCGGCGTGGAGCGCTCGTACGACACCATCGCGGATCGGCGCCTCATGTCCGCCGTGACCCGTGAGATGGAAGCCCGCGGCTATCGGCGCGTCGAGGCGGGCGCCGACCTGCTGGTCAACTTCGCGGTCAGCACCGAGGAGGTGGAAGACCTGCGCACCGTCCCGTCCTCGGTCATCCCGCCGCCCTGGTACGGCTGGCGTACCGGCTACTACTACGACCCCTGGCCGGCCTACAGCTACGAGACGCGCATCGACCGCTACCAGCGCGGCACCCTGTTCGTAGACCTCGTCGATGCAGAGCGACGCCAGCTGGTATGGGAGGGTCGCGCGGTGGGACGCGTGACGCGCGAGGCGCGCGAGGACCCGGGCGCAGCACTCGACCAGGCGGTCAGCGAGATTTTCGCCCGCTATCCCTTCACGGCCGGGCCCGCGCCCCGCTGACGGGACCTTTCACCGCGTCCTGCCCGTCGCCGGGTCACTGCGGCGGCGGGTCGGATCGCGCGGCACCACGTCGCAGGCCTGGCCCTCGTGCCGCGCGGCGGCCACCGTGTCATTCCTGATCTCGAAGAACAGCGTGCACTCGCCCTGTGGCGCCGGGCTGCGGGGCTGTCGCGGGCGGCCGGGATCCAGCGGTGCGCCCGGGTCTGCAAGCTGCTCGATCCGCGGGTCCAGGCTCCGGGTGCGCTCGTACACCAGCACCGTCGCGCCGTCCGCCTCGCTCACGGTACGCAGCGGCGGCCCCCAGGCATCCAGCAGTGCCGAGGTCGAGGCGCCGACCCAGGCGTCGAGGTCCTGCTGCCACCAGGGTGTGGCGGCGCAGGCGGTGAGCAGCAGGGCGGCGAGCAGGGTTGCCGCCGCGTGACGGCGGGAGAGGGACGGGCTCATGCCCGGATCATATCAGTCCCGCGCGCCGGCTGATGAGGTGGATCACCCAGGTCAGCGCCACCGCGCCGAGCAGCAGCACGATGGCGATGCCGGCGTTGTTCAGCGCCGTCGGCGCGACCAGCATCAGCGCCCCCAGGCCCAGCATCATCATCCCCGACATGAGCTTCAGCAGCCGTCCCTCGGCCTCGCCCAGCTTGCGCGAACCGAACTTCATCACGAACAGCAGGACGATGATCAACAGCGGGATGACGTAGATGATGTTGTACAGCACCAGGTACATGTAATAGACGAACGTGTCGGCCTCGCGCAGCGTCAGGATGCGCGTGTAGACCATGGGCAGTCCCGCCGTGCACAGCAGCTCGTAGGAGTTCACCGCCACCGCGAGGATGGCGGTGCCCGCGAGCATGGCCCAGACGCTCTTGGCGGCGACGAGGTTGCGCATGCGCTGGTACATGCCGGGCTTCTTCGATTCCGGGATGGACAGCGACGGGCCGCCGGACTGGAACCAGAAGTAGTCCTTGATGTTGATCGCGGCGAGGCCGACGGCGATGACGCCGGCGATGACCGTCACCAGCCTGAGCTCGCCCAGCAGCAGGAAGACGTTCAGCCAGGCGGCCATGAAGACGAAATAGATCAGTCCCGAGATGAGGACGAAGGTGCCGCCGACCAGCATCATGCGGGCGCGGCTGCGCGCATGCACCATCAGGCTGAGCAGGAACAGCAGCACGAAGAAGGCGCAGGGATTGAAGGCGTCCAACCCGGCGATGACCACGGTGAGGATCGGCAGGCCCCAGTCGGACGGGTCGATCATCCCGAGCAGCGGCACCTGCACGCCCATGACCTCGCCGGGCTTCGGCCCGCCGCCGCCGGCGCTCGCACCGGAGAACATGGCGATGGCCTCGTCCGGGTTGGCGCGGCAGTGCTCGAGCCGGGCCAGCAGCACGGCGCCGGTGGTCTCGGCGTTGTCGAAGCCGGTGTGCATGGTGCCGCAGAAGATGAAGGCGGGGACGCTGCGCGCCTGCTCGCCGATGGCACGCGCCGTGTCGCGGTAAAGGATGCCGTTGTCGCGGCTCTTGGTGATCTCGAAGGCGCGCAGGTCGATCCACTCGCGGGCGTCCAGGCCGGCGATGAAGGGCTTCGCTTCCTGGCAGTGCGGGCAGGTGTCGGAATAGAAATACCAGACAACAATGCGCGGTTCGCCGTCGGGGCCGGCACTCAGCCACTCCACTTCGGCGCGCGCCGACGACGCGCACAGCAGCAGCGCCAGCGCGGCGAGGAACAGGGTCAGGGTCTTGTAATGCATCGCTCGTCCACTCCGCCGGAGCGCTGAACTCTACTCAGCGCTCCGGCGGCGGGCAATTGTGGCAAGTGCTTGGGAACTTTTCCCGCGCAGGCCGCTACGGGTTCAGCTCTTGCAGGATCTCCGGGTTCTCCTCGCGCGTCGCCAGCACGGTGTGGCACAGCGTGCAGTTGCGCGAGATCCCCTCGCCCTCGGCGGTCTTGTGTTCCCGGTTGTGGCAGCGGAAGCAGCCCGGTGCGTTCTCGCGGCTGCGGATCGGCGGGTGACCGCTGTGGTCCGGGTAGGTATCCCAGCGCACGTTCATGTGCGGAAACACGTTCCAGCTATAGATGTCGCCCAGTGCGTCCGCGGCCTCCGTGATCGCCGCGGCCTTTTCGACCACGAGGTCCGGGTAGTTCTCTCGGTAGAAGGCCTGCAGCGACTCGGCCACGCCGATGCGGGCGTCTTCCTTCGTCTCGTAGTCGGCCTCCTCGATGATACGCACGCCCTCGCGCTTGATGTACGGCAGGGTCTTGTCGATTTTTCCGCCGGACATGAGGATGTCCAGTTCCTCGCCCGGGTGACGGTAAATGTGTGTCGGGCGGTTGTGGCAGTCGACGCAGTCCATGGTGCGCCACTCGCCCGGGTCCTCGGGCATGTTGTCCGCCAGGAAGACCTTTTTCGTGCCGTCGGCCAGCGTCATCTCG
This window of the Thioalkalivibrio sp. XN279 genome carries:
- a CDS encoding protein phosphatase 2C domain-containing protein, giving the protein MSAFPAEEGLQLATAQARTEALLRVTDGAAVAWTAPCAGKAKSEDALLVLPLDARNAVLAVADGMGGMPGGGAAAACAIATLAAVVEQEFAQGRALQAAILDGISRANDAVLALANGSATTLVVAELCDGMVRAYNIGDSEVIVLGQRGRLKLRTLSHSPVGFALQAGLVDHEEALHHEDRHLVSNFLGSRDMRIEVGSAVRLAAHDTVLVCSDGLVDNMRLQEIAGLMRCGRLDRRVGALAEQALARMRGAAEDAPGEHPSKPDDLTVIAFRRRPGAAVARLLPAPRQIPLQQENP
- a CDS encoding serine/threonine-protein kinase gives rise to the protein MLRARQKLGKYRIERRLSDGPLATVYQAYDTIHGLRVALKIPHRRMMDDYFLADFRKEVRMLAKLDHPNILPIQNACFIDGYFVISMPLGVETLGSRLQKRISTAKALDFTAQILAGVAHAHEERIIHCDIKPDNFILFPDNQLRLADFGFSKLARGRIEASGSGTVGYVAPEQAMGRPLLASDVFSVGLVLYRMFAGVLPRWPYDWPPPGAARLRQKLHPDMVALIRRAIEVKPGRRYRDGQQMLAAFERIRRPAAAR
- a CDS encoding PA3496 family putative envelope integrity protein; protein product: MSGYARKDFPQDADFEFAGDGEPIEVLSDIGRREAQRSGPGTAARRTLEALAESRRLSRELADLESFDDL
- a CDS encoding DUF4136 domain-containing protein, producing the protein MSSICMRGLALAAGLAVLAGCATAGPDISTDYDSSADFSQYRTFAFMSRDERGVERSYDTIADRRLMSAVTREMEARGYRRVEAGADLLVNFAVSTEEVEDLRTVPSSVIPPPWYGWRTGYYYDPWPAYSYETRIDRYQRGTLFVDLVDAERRQLVWEGRAVGRVTREAREDPGAALDQAVSEIFARYPFTAGPAPR
- a CDS encoding thioredoxin family protein, with product MHYKTLTLFLAALALLLCASSARAEVEWLSAGPDGEPRIVVWYFYSDTCPHCQEAKPFIAGLDAREWIDLRAFEITKSRDNGILYRDTARAIGEQARSVPAFIFCGTMHTGFDNAETTGAVLLARLEHCRANPDEAIAMFSGASAGGGGPKPGEVMGVQVPLLGMIDPSDWGLPILTVVIAGLDAFNPCAFFVLLFLLSLMVHARSRARMMLVGGTFVLISGLIYFVFMAAWLNVFLLLGELRLVTVIAGVIAVGLAAINIKDYFWFQSGGPSLSIPESKKPGMYQRMRNLVAAKSVWAMLAGTAILAVAVNSYELLCTAGLPMVYTRILTLREADTFVYYMYLVLYNIIYVIPLLIIVLLFVMKFGSRKLGEAEGRLLKLMSGMMMLGLGALMLVAPTALNNAGIAIVLLLGAVALTWVIHLISRRAGLI